Sequence from the Amaranthus tricolor cultivar Red isolate AtriRed21 chromosome 1, ASM2621246v1, whole genome shotgun sequence genome:
GTGATGATTTGAGGGTAATTTAGAGGTGGTAATGGTTTGGATGCAGAAAGGTGTTGTGGAGATGATGGTTTGATACTCATCCTTAACCTTTTTTGCAATATCACCTAGATAAGAAATGAGACATACAATAAGCCCATTGGGAAATTCTGATCTAAGCACAGGGGGGGTAGAAACAGGAGGGGTGGCCTCCGCAACCCCCAATTTCTGATATTTTGTGAACTTTTAAGGCTTTAAATGTTCTGCTTCTGTCTGATTTTCTTCTACTTGGAACCCTAGATGTTATACTGctgtttgattttcttttaacaTGTCACAAGGGCAATTTTTTTCTCCTGTGTGAAAGATTCATAACATCCCAGGACTTCTTACTTTCTATGATTGTAGCATTGACTATATGGATTCTCCACGTACAGCCCCCTTATTGTCATTAGTGAATGTAGTAATGCCAATCAATTCATATGTGGTTTTGACTTTTGagtaataagtttacttatttctCAATTATAGGTTTGGAGTAAACCTCACGGATACCTATTGTATTTCTAAAACAGGAGGGAGACCATGTCAAACCTTAAAGATGCCACGTGAAATTTCATTCACGAAATCTTATTTGTAATAGTTGTGAAATATTCTATCCTCCATATGACGGCCCGTTTGGTgagtggtaataaacggtggtaatgagaatgtaaactagtgtaatttttgttgaaaaatctcttggcttcCTTGATGACTATGCTTGTcgaacttcaatcatctcattttttaattccaatgcattatcattgggAGAGGGGTATTAGGTGTtgatggaaatttgtaaacaaaaaattttttgtgattaaagtttcatcatcatgggaatgacatgaaacttttgatgaaattttatactataaatcattcccattaccaccatttagtaccactaacgaAACGGATAAGTAAGATATTGGGATTTCAATCATAAACCACTTAGAAGTATATTCTAGGTATCGTGATCATTTTTCTCAGATATTGTCAATTTTGTATGTGACTATTAATTGTAGATGTAGCTTATAACATTTAGCTTTTTCTTTTCTCTACTTTTAGAACATTCCATCTCTAGTTTGTCTATTCAATCTTTCGGTAACACCTGCCTGAAAAGAGCTAGATTTTGTTTACTATACGCCTTGTGAAACTGTATACTCAATAAGGAATAAGGATGTCTACATGGTTAAACTGAATCTTCCTAATGCTTGCATATCTTCACAGGAAACCCTGAAACTAAATTATCAATGGCTTCATTTCTCGGTGATTTGGGTCTAAGCAATGACGTCAAGGTCCAAGTAGCTGAAACAGTGGGTTCATCACTTGTAAATCTCATGAAAAATGGCGATTTACAGTCTAGGGAAGCTTCCTTGAAAGCCTTGAATCAGATTTCATCATGCGATGTGAGTGCAAAGATATTAATTAAAGCTGGGATTCTTCCTCCGTTAGTGAAGGACCTATTTAGTGTTGGCGTGAGAGGACTTCCGATGCGACTGAAAGAGGTTTCAGCCACTATCCTCTCGAATCTCGTGAATTCGGGATATGAAATTGATTCAGTTATAATAGGTCCTGAAAACCAAACCCTAGTTTCGGAAGAGATAATACACAGCCTCCTCCACCTAATCAGCAATACCGGCCCGTCAATCGAGTGCAAACTCCTCCAGGTTCTTGTTGGACTAACCAGTTATCCCAAGACCGTCGAACGTGTGGTTGCTGTCATTAAAAGTTCCGGTGCTACCATCAGTTTGGTTCAGTTCATTGAGGAGCGAGATTTGCTTTTAGCTGCTGTGAAACTTCTGCATAATATTTCACCTAATATGGCCCAAGAATTAGCCGATGCTTTACTTGCTGCTGGCCAGCTTGGGGCCCTTATCGGAATTATATCCGAGAACAATGGAATTACCGAAGAGCTGGCTGTGGCTGTTGGCCTATTGGCAGAACTTCCCGAAAAAGATCTTGCACTTACTCGAAGAATGTTTAAAGAAGATGCTTTCAGGATGATCATATCTAGAATTAAGAGAATAAGGCAGGGGGAAGCAAGGGGTGGCCGTTTTGTGACTCCATACTTTGAAGGGCTTGTCCGTTCTCTTGCCAGGGTCACGTATGTGGTCGCTGAAGATCATGAATCAATGGCTTTCTGCTGCGACCAAAATCTTGCTTGGCTATTTACCGACTTGCTCCAGGTAAATGGGATCGACAACGTTCCAAAAGCTTCCGCTTGGGCTTTGATGAAACTTTCTTCAGAATCCAAGAACTTGACGAAAAGGCTGGAAATCACACCACCCACTATGTGTGCGTCGATTTTCTCTTGTTTTAACAAACCTCCCCAAATTTCCGGGTTATGTCCCGTTCATGGAGGTATCTGTTCTTTGAGGGAGACATTTTGCCTAGTCGAAGGTCATGTCACGGAAAAGTTAGTAGCACTTCTCGATCACCCAAACGAGAATGTCATCGAGGCATCACTCGCTGCTTTATCCACTTTGTTGGACGATGGAGTCAACATAGAAGAAGGTGTTTTGGTATTACATAAGGCCGATGGAATCAAACCCATTTTGGATATTTTTGTCGAGAAGAAAACCGAAAACCTAATGAAGAGATCCGTTTGGGTGGTGGAGAGGCTTTTACGAATTGATAAGATTGCTTATGAGATATCGAATGATCAGAATGTTGGAACTGCTCTTATCGATGCTTTTCACCATGGAGATTACCGCACTCAACAGATTGCGGAGCGTGCATTGAGGCATGTTGACAGGATCCCGAACTTCTCTGGGATTTTCCCTGGCAATGGGTAGTATTTGGTGCTTTCGGTTTTCCCTTATTTCGCTTCCGGGGAATTTTTCTGTTTAGTGAAAACTTCATGTGAATAATGCATCTTCGGCATTGCAGGGAATGTGGTTCTGGGAATGTATAAaaacttgtattttattttacgtCTTGTTGTAAATTCAAttggttttttctttttgagcgaGGGAGAGGTCTTGGGTTGTAAAGTCCTTTGTTTCAACGTCTTTAGTTTTGTACAAGTTTCATCGACATTTAATACCACTTTTTGAaagattgaataaaataaatttttttataaaaaaattttaaaataaggtTTGGGAAATTTTCGTTTTCAAATAAGCATCTTTGTATTTTAACAGTCTAACTTAAGGTCAAGTTGTTCGCTgatactaacaacgaacaagagaaaaaaaatactttgtttgctgtttttttttaatatttaatcacaacttttaaattaaagagtgatatttttttgtaaattaaagATTGATATTTTGGGAAGTGTTTAACAAATGACTCATAGGCTATAGTTAATAGCTAGGTAGAGTGATTTATGTGATTAGCTAATTTTATAAATGGCTTAAACTAGTTGATATTGTCTAAACTAAGACTAACTTGTTTAAAAAATagcttattaataaaaataaactatttCGACAAACTTATTTACCAAAACTAGAAGGGTTTAAACAGATCCATGACTCAATATTCATCTGACTTTGTAATTGAAACTAATTTGACCCGACTAAAAAAGGATTTACAATCATGTAAAAACCAATATTGACACAAAATccgattttaaaccgacccAAAACATCTTATCCGAAATCAACCGAATAAtatgaatgaacacctctaaccaAAACTAACATTTAATGGTTTGACAATCCAACCTTTTCAATTGgttaaaataagctaaaaaatTGTCCAATAAGCTAAATACTAAATATCGTTTTGtacataaaaagttaatttttcgAATTATgaaacacaaattgttgtgagagacggtctctacAAGAGATACATAAGATATATTGGCTAAATAgactaattaatacaaattaaataaaaacaaaataaaaatgtaagctacttgttttgaggtcgtctctttaagggatggtctctcacaaaaatagcGGATAATAAATAGTACTCCCCCTATTCTTGTAAACTTGTTATAATATGTTGGGACCGTCTTAGAAAAAGAGTTGAGcaatttcaaaaacaaaaagatataAGTTGGTTGCATCCTTCTTGCTAGTATATTAGATAGATTTCCGTGCCAAGCACagtttatgaattatttaaataaaaaattagtaagtTTATACgtgtaattaaattattatatgactcttaactttttaaatatgttgaaactataaattaatttgttttaaaaactgtaaaagtattactattagATTTAGATACATATTATTAATACATGGAGTACTatgtaaaacataatcataaaagtaTGGACTAAATAATATGGGTTATAAGAtacacaaaataatagaaaatttcaacacataaaaaataatataaaaataatttaaatgctCAATGTCTttataaaaccttaaaataagttttcagcctaaagaacatattttttactataataaCTAACATAACTTAATATAAGTATTTCGTATTATAAACTTGTCAAACATAggtgataaaattattatttgaaatttatttcaccgatatcttatcctaattaattattaaatattaattattaattacttaaataataaatgtgtaatctatttaatttgtgcAGTTTTTTTAGTACAGTCGGTAttctgagagaccgtcttttttaGAGACGTCTCTCAAGCTCAACCCATTACATTAAAGCTTAAATAAACTAAAAGATAATGATGGGCCGATCAAATCAAAAtatagtctctcaaagagaccgtctctcataagaatttgtctttttaatatagccatgtaagtaatatacagtattatctatgaaaaactttcaaaattattttcttttcttactttattacaaatttattttaatgaaaattaataatttacataaattattaatatgttatttgataattatccattgtaattaaaagatattacatattttagatgattgtatatggtaaaaaattaataaataaggtaaagttttaaaatattttgtaactaatcaatcaaataaatctaatcaaaaagatattacataatatgctaaaaaatattttcctaataagaaaatgaaaagaaagggaaaatatttattgtaaagtcgACATGTATCCtaattgtttcttcattagtatattgtttAGAATAGATCAATATTAAATAGATTTGCGTGTAAAATACGGATACTAAAAAATTTACcgatattaatatattaatattattttataatatttattcatgtaaaatataaacttaattattaaatctttgtatttgttataatAACATAACTATTAAAGTGAAGAAATAATttgttatataattatattaaaacatatatgtgaaaaaatagacaaaaaacaCCAGCAATCAATAAACatttatcaaattgattatcATTTAGCTATTTTGATGAAATCACAAAATCCAAGTAAGCGAAGAAATATCCAACAATTggctttataaatttttaattactgCAGTTTTAACATGCAATAGAATACTCTATTCATTATTAAAAAgtcatttttttttgtgattccATTATTGAAAGATTATAGTTTTTCCACCAACatagtattatatttttaatttaatttgtagatttttatcttgcatgattaattattaaaaaatttaaatgaatcataaaatatataaactaaatatagcatactactataatataatttttattgtgtatatgaaaatagaaaattaatattttatttttgtcttttttgattgGATCACTTCAGTTCTCATAATTGTTTAATGTATcaagtttttattttctttatgatttgggataaaaaaaaattataaatttacattAGAAAATATAATGTATGATTAACATATaatcaatattaaaaaattttacgtCAATGATAGAAAAGAAGCGAAATCTTTTTTTAATGGGCAGTGTCATACGTCCTATTATGCTCtgtgttaatttttcattgcaAGTTTCATGATTCTCTTACAGTCTCCATCTTCCCCCGTTTCCGTTTCTTTCGAAGATTAGTCTTGATCTTCTCCATTTTCCTTCAATTTTCAtccaaagtttacaaaaaatGAGTTATGATTCAACGCGTTCTGGAAATTCCAATTCCAATACAAACTCCAAAAGAAGTTTCAATTCAATTTCATCTAACAACAATGTTAAGAGTGGTAACAAGAGGAAAAAGAACAGCAATCAGAAAACCCTAGGTGCTTCTTGGGGCGCCaattcttcctcttcttctcgCTCTTCCTTTCGCACTGCTCCATTTTCCGATTTCGGCAGGTATTATctcatttttgtcaattttctcTGTTGCTCAAATTGCAGTCAATTGTGTGGGTGAAATGATGCAAACTATTTGGTCAGTTTGATACTCAAATTGCTTGATTTTCGAATTCGTTATGTGTTATTACTCTTCATTTCAGTCTGTACTATGATAGTACTACGGTTCATAGTCCATTGTATTCATTGTACTAGTGTTTTGCGCGGTTTACTGTCAATTCTTAAGAATTTATTATCTGGAACACGAATTTTTCCTGGAAACTATACTGCGCAGACTTGAAGTTTTGTAAGTTTGGCCACTAATGGTAGGTGTGAAGAATAAGCAGAGGAAGTATTAGTGTCTAAAGTGACAGTTTTTAATGCGATGAATGAAATAAGTGAcaattttaattcatattatCAGTTTGATTGCAATTATTAATGCGGTGAATGAATTACTAACGTGACACTTTTTCTTTAAGAAATCTTATGTAAATTTTTTCAAAGGTTGAGTTGATGTTAACGAATTATAAGTTTAATGTGTTGTACAGCTACATGGCTGTGAAGAACAAGAAACTTCATGATCAGTTTGACGCTCAAGCTTCAAATTCTTATAATGAATCTGACTCTAGCAAACCCTTATTTCAGGGTGTCTCAATTTTTGTTGATGGGTTTACCATTCCTTCTAGCCAGGTTTGTTACACTTTAGCCCATATATTTCACaacatttggttttatttttcctttgaaTTTGCTTAAATGATGACCCCATATTGTTGGGATTGAAGCTTTGACATTATTATTGTATGTACTGAAAGCCTGTTAtgttgaaaaaataaaacatagatGTGAAATTGTTGTGCTTTCACTGAGTATGTTATTATCTTCCTTAATTTTGCGTGCCAGTATAATTTTTTAGCTGCCTGTATATTCTGGTTATTTAAGATAACTAAGGAATGAATTGCGAACTTGGACCATTCTCATACTATAAATTAGGCAAGATCCCCATTTTATGTACTTATAGTGGAGTATCGGGAATTTATGTTGTGTTGGTGCTGGAAATGTTGATTGTGATGATCATGATTAACGCTGATAATGGATTCCTGTAGGAGCTGAGGGCTTATATGTTGAAGCATGGTGGACGTTTTGAGAATTACTTTTCGAGGCGCCGTGTCACTCATATTATTTGCAGTAATCTACCtgatagtaaaataaaaaacctcaggtgttttttttaaatcaacttCCGTTGCATATTGGTAGATTAACATAACAGGCTTGGTTGTGATGTGGTTTAGCTACTTTTATTCCTTCTGTAGGTCTTTTAGTCGTGGACTGCCTGTTGTGAAACCTACCTGGGTGCTGGATTGCGTGGCAGCTGGGAAATTGTTGAGCTGTGAGTCATTTGCTCATCCTGATTATCGTCTAGATATTCTATGATGTATAATCTTGTTCACAACGAATCGATTCATCTTGTTTATCCTCCCTGCTTTTGGTGCTTTTGTCAAACAACATATTGAATAACTAACTTCACTGACTTAAATCACgacacataatatattttctgttgaaaagaagaaaaacctATTTGAAGAACACCAATTGGCTACAAATCATGTATTTGGCCTAGCCCATATTTTTGTAGTCCAACTTTTTCTATGCATACATGTTAGAAAACACAATTTAACAGAAGAAAAGACTGGTGCACAAAAGGTTTCTTTGCAGCAAATGTAAAAAAGGTGCATAGAGCACTAAACCGTTTTAGAGTTCCAAAGCCTATGCTCAAAGCACAAGTGTAGGTTGTGCACACCATGGAACTTATATTCCATGTTTAGaaattagaattcaaaattatgcTTAAAAACTGGTTGCAAACATGAAATTAGTGCACAGCTATTTTCCCGTTGGTTTGTGTTTCATCTAGGATCTCGACAATGAAGTGTGCCTTTTTGCTGTAGAGAAGATGATAGGAGTATGCTTTTTGAAACACCAACCTCCCCCTCCCCTGCCCCCAAAGACTAAAATTGAGCCAATGAACTCAGTGGGAGAATTGTAATCTTTCTTTTGTATTGTTCCTGACTTCCTTTGTTTGAAAAAGGAGTCATTTTCATTGTTAACATTGGGGATGCTCATAATCAGGTACTAGATACCCCAAAAATACACCAAAAGTACAGATTTTCGAAGTTTTGGGTACTTGAAAAGTTGGCTCGAGTTCTTACTTGCCAAGGCCATGTACATGAAAATGAGGGTTACCTAAAGTTGTAGATAGTTGAAAGGTGGGCTCACTGGGAATCAGGCTCTTGGGGACAAAGATGATTATGGCCAAGTTAAGAGGTCATCAATTAAGTGATTCCAAGGCAACTATACTATACTGCTAGTTGAACACAAACATTTCACTTGCCCACCTTCTTCCTCTCTCCTTGGTTGCTTGTCTCATCACCATAAAAATCACTGAATATTTGCCAACAAAACCTTTAAGAAAAAAGGCCCAAACATGAAAGCAAGAAACTTCTGTGAAGTAGCTCTATGAGAACTCGAAACACAGCGAAATATTTTTGCAATTAGGAAAATTACCTAAAGAATCTAGCTCTAATTTGTATAAGCAATATAAATCTTATCTCGTGAGGCTTTTAGAGTGTGTTTGAGGATTGAGAAGTGATAGatagaaaaaattaagaatggGGAAAAGTCGTTTTAAAAATGAACTGAggtcttaatttttttgttgatttttttaacaaatctATTTTATGCCCTGGACACCATGTATCTTAGAAGTTAAAAAACATGGACCTAACCTAGCCCAAATACAAGTTGGGTACTTGATCTATGTTTTTctgttttctaaaaatatacTTGACGGTTTTTTCACAGGGATAATGGGTACTTGGGTCGGGTGAGTTGAGTTCTGTTTTTTAAGACCCCTAATTGACAAAGGTAAACCAAGAAATACTTGTctgtttcttataattttacttGCCTTTGGCCTTGGGACAATGACATGTTGTATTATGATAAATGGTAAATATTGAAAAGCATCTTCACTTAAATGAATTTTTGAAGATGGAAGAGAGGGATGGTTTTGGTTGGTAACTTGGTAAAACTGCAGTGATACAAATATGAGGGTAAGGACATTTTTCTGAATATAATATTACTTTGaatgattttaaaatcaattttttaggGAATTCTAGGGTACTCTAGTATCTTCTTATCCTGCATACATATTTACACTTCTTGAAACTAAGTACATTTGGATCAAGAATGATCTAAGCTTCCAATTAATCTGTCATGAAAGCAAACAATAGCATTTTTTGCAATATTTAGGAATGAATCCCGGCCTCACATGCGTTTTGTGTATGCCTTTTCTTTTATATTCTATTCCCTTTTCTTGTTTTGATGATATTCTTTTCTTGGAAAAATTTGTGATGTATATGCCCTCTGATTTAGCTCTTTTTACTTATCTTTAGGGGCTCCGTACCAACTTGATCAAATAACCAATGATGCAAGTAATCAACCGAAGTTGTCTGCTTTCTTCAGTTTGAAACGCGATGCAGTCAGGGAAGATGTTTCCTCTGCCTCAACTTGTATGTTGAAAGTGGAAACTGAAGCCGAAGCTGTAGGTTCTGAAGTGAACGATGATCACTCGCTTGATCATGCCTCTATCAACGTGGATGAGTTATCTGAATGTTCTAGGCCAAGTGAAAAAGTGATGGAGGATGGTGGATGTAAGCAAATAGATACAAAACATACTGTGGATCAAACATATGGGGATGAAGCATCCTCTGAACTAGAAATTGGGAAGTCggtcacctataaaggagaatTTGAGCCTGGTCTTGCTAGATCTTCAGCTTCTGCCAGCAGTAGTGATTTAAGTAAGAAACTTACTGAGGAATCACCTGGAAGACATTCTGTCCATCGCGATTCAGCCACTGTAGATCCGAATTTTGTTGAAAACTATTTTAAGGTGTCGCATTCCTCTCTTTTTGTCTATAAGGCTGATAAGATTTGTGAGTTTTCTGTCTAAGTACATtacaagaatatatatatatatatatatatatatatatatatatatatatatatatatatatatatatatatatatatatattatgttacgAGCTTTCTGTCTATAAAGCTGATAAGATTTGTGAGCTGCTTCAGAGTTTAGCGACCATTTGGAATTCAGTTGTATTAGAGTTGGTTCATCGAAAGTATCTTTTTTGTCAATTGTCAAACcgaagctatatatatatatatataagaagaagttcaagtgagaaccatccttatatgagaactgtGAGAACCAATTTGCccgacaaaaaagtgttacttttttaccgaaaagatgttacttttaggcacAAAAGTGTATATAAgaagaagttcaagtgagaaccatccttatatgagaactgtGAGAACCAATTTGCccgacaaaaaagtgttacttttttactgaaaagatgttacttttaggcacaaaagtgttacttttttttgaaaaaaaagatgatacttttaggcaaaaaagtgttactttaagaaaaaaattctgaaaaaaactcacaaatggtgttactttttacacaACAAGGTGTTACTTTTCGCAAAAAACATGTTACttagtatttatatttttttctaaaagtaacacttttttgctaaaatgtactttaaaaaacaaaagtaacattttcttgtccaaaagtaacacattttctgtgaaaaagtaacacatttttgtcggagagattggttctcacggttctcatataagcttggttctcactggaacttgaccctatatatatatatatatatatatatatatatatttgatgaaAATTGAATTGACATGACGTATCATTGCGTAAGATTGTATTTGTAGGAATTCAGAATTTCTTTCCTTGCCTCGGGTGAGAGTTTCTTTAGATGCATTgaggtgatgttgattttgctGATGTGATATTCACGGATTTTTTTAACTTAATGCTGGCATGGATGAATATAAAAATTACTATTTgtacatttaactttttttgataCATTCGTTCTTGAGTtttgttttatgattttttttaattatgacttTTGTTGAAGTTTATGTGAACAAAGTGACTATGTTGGTACCCATTCACGTTAtcataaatataatttagtTGAATTTCTTTTATTACTTCTTGGGCTTTTTCGGCCAGCTGGTCAATAGCCACTTTAGTGGCACTTGGTATGTTGGTGTAATGAAAATGAGGATTTGTTGTGTATCATTTTTAATAATCGTTTATGTACTGTTTTTCACTACTGTTTTTGATTTCAGAGTTCAAGGTTGCACTTTATAGGAACTTGGAGGAGTCGGTATCGTAAACGGTTTGCGTCCTTTTCCAATTATATGAAGCAACCAATGGCTGATGTCAATGGCACTTCTGTCTCCCGGAAAACAACCATTATCCATATAGACATGGTACTTGAGAATTTGAATCTTTTCTGCTTGGACTTCTACTCCACTCCCAAAGGGCTTGACATGTTTTTGGCTCGAGGATGTCATGTCTCGCAGACAAAAGATGTTAAGTTGCCCTCCTTCAAGGCTATATATCTCTTTTTCCAGCTATTTATCGATCCTTTTAATTTCAATGCAATTGCAGGACTGCTTTTTTGTGGCTGTCGTTATTAGGCACCAGCCAGAATTGATGGGCAAGCCTGTAGCGGTGTGCCATTCAGATAGCGCCAGAGGAACTGCCGAAATTTCTTCTGCTAACTACCCTGCTCGGCATTATGGTTGATTATAAATCCTTATTGCAGTTGGCATTTATTTCAAATACATATTTGCAGTACTATATtcaaataatgataattatctTGTAATAGGGGTAAAAGCTGGAATGTTTGTCAAAGATGCAAAGGCTCGTTGTCCTCAGCTAGTAATTGTTCCTTATAACTTTGAAGCATATGAGGAGGTATTATAGGGCTTCGAATTCCATATTAGTAGCTATTTCATCTGCCAACATCTCCCTTCAATCTCGAAGAGAAGGAAGAAAGGTTATAATGGAGTAGCCCTGGTACATTGTTTTTTTGGATTTATATGATGCCTCTGTTGTGGCAGGTAGCTGAGCAATTCTACAATATCCTGCACAAACACTGCAACAAAGTGCAGGTATATTTTAATACTTTCGTTGTAATGCATTTAGAGTTTCAATCAACCTTGACAGCTCATATGTTCACCTGCAGGCAGTAAGCTGTGATGAGGCATTTTTAGATGTCTCTGACTCAGAAGTGACAGACCCTGAGCTTTTAGTTTCAGAAATAAGAAAAGAGATCCTTGAAGCTACAGGTTGTACTGCTAGTGCAGGAATTGGTGAAAATATGCTTATGGCTCGTCTTGCCACCAAAACAGCAAAACCTGATGGTCAATGTTACATCCCTCCAGAGAAGGTATTCAAAAGAGATTAATcttaaaaacaaattcatttaaCTGCTTGCACAGCTAGGGTTGCAAACAAGCGTTGTGCAACTGCAAGATCCTCTCCTTGCTTGAGTAAGAGCCAAGACCGGTCAATTTTGAGTTTGCTTATTCATGTATAAAATGAGATGCTTATGTGCCCAAGGTTTATATTAACCTTATTCTATATTACTAGAGGGGCATTTTTGAAGTTTGAATCCAGGTCTGAGAT
This genomic interval carries:
- the LOC130824753 gene encoding U-box domain-containing protein 44-like isoform X2, with the translated sequence MGGSSGGSSDIDSQSDDCSIVETLHVEPIFRPFLCPLTKKVMRDPVTIENGNTFEREAIEKWFRECKESGKKPTCPLTLKDLKSTYLNPSIALRNTIEEWTARNEAAQLDRARRSLSSGASPKDILQALSYLEYIAKGSRTKSNKHAVHNAETVNSIVEMLRNSSRKIRCKALETLRVIAEQDSDMKETMGEGGTIRTIVKLLSLQSSEKEKAEAISLLYELSKSKNLSEKIGSINGAVIFLIGMTGSNSENILIVEKAYKTLDNLAQSENNVRLMAENGRLQPLLTLLLEGNPETKLSMASFLGDLGLSNDVKVQVAETVGSSLVNLMKNGDLQSREASLKALNQISSCDVSAKILIKAGILPPLVKDLFSVGVRGLPMRLKEVSATILSNLVNSGYEIDSVIIGPENQTLVSEEIIHSLLHLISNTGPSIECKLLQVLVGLTSYPKTVERVVAVIKSSGATISLVQFIEERDLLLAAVKLLHNISPNMAQELADALLAAGQLGALIGIISENNGITEELAVAVGLLAELPEKDLALTRRMFKEDAFRMIISRIKRIRQGEARGGRFVTPYFEGLVRSLARVTYVVAEDHESMAFCCDQNLAWLFTDLLQVNGIDNVPKASAWALMKLSSESKNLTKRLEITPPTMCASIFSCFNKPPQISGLCPVHGGICSLRETFCLVEGHVTEKLVALLDHPNENVIEASLAALSTLLDDGVNIEEGVLVLHKADGIKPILDIFVEKKTENLMKRSVWVVERLLRIDKIAYEISNDQNVGTALIDAFHHGDYRTQQIAERALRHVDRIPNFSGIFPGNG
- the LOC130824753 gene encoding U-box domain-containing protein 44-like isoform X1, giving the protein MKSILINLCAIMFLALYIEVLHMGGSSGGSSDIDSQSDDCSIVETLHVEPIFRPFLCPLTKKVMRDPVTIENGNTFEREAIEKWFRECKESGKKPTCPLTLKDLKSTYLNPSIALRNTIEEWTARNEAAQLDRARRSLSSGASPKDILQALSYLEYIAKGSRTKSNKHAVHNAETVNSIVEMLRNSSRKIRCKALETLRVIAEQDSDMKETMGEGGTIRTIVKLLSLQSSEKEKAEAISLLYELSKSKNLSEKIGSINGAVIFLIGMTGSNSENILIVEKAYKTLDNLAQSENNVRLMAENGRLQPLLTLLLEGNPETKLSMASFLGDLGLSNDVKVQVAETVGSSLVNLMKNGDLQSREASLKALNQISSCDVSAKILIKAGILPPLVKDLFSVGVRGLPMRLKEVSATILSNLVNSGYEIDSVIIGPENQTLVSEEIIHSLLHLISNTGPSIECKLLQVLVGLTSYPKTVERVVAVIKSSGATISLVQFIEERDLLLAAVKLLHNISPNMAQELADALLAAGQLGALIGIISENNGITEELAVAVGLLAELPEKDLALTRRMFKEDAFRMIISRIKRIRQGEARGGRFVTPYFEGLVRSLARVTYVVAEDHESMAFCCDQNLAWLFTDLLQVNGIDNVPKASAWALMKLSSESKNLTKRLEITPPTMCASIFSCFNKPPQISGLCPVHGGICSLRETFCLVEGHVTEKLVALLDHPNENVIEASLAALSTLLDDGVNIEEGVLVLHKADGIKPILDIFVEKKTENLMKRSVWVVERLLRIDKIAYEISNDQNVGTALIDAFHHGDYRTQQIAERALRHVDRIPNFSGIFPGNG